A window of Phyllobacterium sp. T1293 contains these coding sequences:
- a CDS encoding YqgE/AlgH family protein, producing the protein MEIFRTANKETGFLNGQFLLAMPGMDDSRFARSVIYVCAHSEKGAMGLIINRPQEMEFSEILVQLGVLDEHQAIMLPDCTRDFIVRNGGPVEMRRGFVLHSDDYLTDSTMPVSEEICLTGTVDILRAISGGRGPRCALMTLGYSGWASGQLENEIANNGWLTCRAPQDLLFDTDLESKYDRLLAHMGVDPSRLATVAGHA; encoded by the coding sequence ATGGAGATTTTCAGAACGGCGAACAAAGAGACCGGATTTCTGAATGGTCAATTCCTTCTGGCGATGCCGGGAATGGATGACAGCCGGTTTGCGCGTTCGGTCATTTATGTCTGTGCGCACTCGGAAAAGGGTGCGATGGGACTGATCATCAATCGCCCGCAGGAAATGGAATTCTCCGAAATTCTCGTCCAACTCGGCGTTCTTGATGAGCATCAGGCGATCATGCTGCCGGATTGCACGCGGGATTTCATCGTGCGCAATGGCGGGCCGGTTGAGATGCGCCGTGGCTTCGTCCTGCATTCCGACGATTATCTGACCGATTCAACCATGCCCGTCTCGGAAGAGATTTGCCTGACCGGAACGGTGGATATTTTACGCGCTATATCAGGCGGCCGTGGTCCGCGCTGTGCCCTGATGACATTGGGCTATTCAGGCTGGGCTTCAGGCCAGCTCGAAAACGAGATTGCCAATAATGGCTGGCTGACCTGCCGTGCGCCGCAGGATTTGCTTTTTGATACGGATCTTGAAAGCAAATATGATCGGCTTCTGGCGCATATGGGCGTTGACCCTTCGCGCCTTGCCACCGTGGCCGGACACGCTTGA
- a CDS encoding GNAT family N-acetyltransferase encodes MIALPFLKSASLSLQGERLYLRAPQVSDYRAWAHLRAQSRDFLTPWEPLWADDDLERSSFRHRIRHYDEEAAAGTAHPFFLFHNSDSRLLGGITLGNIRRGVGQNGMIGYWTGAPYAGQGYMGEALSLLISHAFTKVRLHRLEAACIPSNERSIRLLEKAGFQREGLLRSYLKINGMWQDHLLFSLLEDDVRR; translated from the coding sequence ATGATCGCCCTGCCCTTCCTGAAAAGCGCTTCGCTCTCACTGCAGGGCGAAAGGCTTTATTTGCGAGCCCCGCAGGTTTCCGACTATCGGGCCTGGGCCCATCTGCGCGCCCAGAGCCGGGATTTTCTGACGCCGTGGGAGCCGCTCTGGGCCGATGATGATCTGGAGCGCAGTTCATTCCGGCACCGTATCCGTCACTACGACGAAGAAGCGGCGGCAGGAACGGCGCATCCTTTTTTCCTTTTCCACAACTCTGATTCACGTCTTCTCGGCGGCATCACGCTTGGCAATATCCGCCGTGGTGTCGGCCAGAATGGCATGATTGGCTACTGGACGGGCGCACCCTATGCCGGACAGGGCTATATGGGCGAGGCCCTGAGCCTGCTGATATCCCATGCTTTTACCAAAGTAAGGTTGCACCGGCTGGAAGCGGCCTGTATTCCAAGCAATGAAAGATCGATCCGCCTTCTCGAAAAAGCCGGATTTCAGAGGGAAGGACTGCTACGCTCCTACCTCAAAATAAATGGTATGTGGCAAGACCATCTGCTCTTCTCGCTCTTAGAAGACGATGTGCGACGCTAA
- a CDS encoding peroxiredoxin, translating into MTIKVGERLPDATFKTKSDDGVSEVRSDALFKGKKVVLFAVPGAFTPTCSMNHLPGFLENRDAILAKGVDTIAVVAVNDPHVMGAWAKATNGEGKIQYLSDGNATFTKAVGLDIDLAAGAMGVRSKRYSMLVEDGVVKELNIEDSPGQAVTSSAATLLGQL; encoded by the coding sequence ATGACAATCAAGGTAGGCGAGCGTTTGCCGGACGCCACGTTCAAGACGAAATCCGATGACGGTGTCAGCGAAGTGCGCTCCGATGCGCTGTTCAAGGGCAAAAAGGTTGTGCTGTTTGCCGTGCCGGGTGCTTTCACCCCGACCTGCAGCATGAACCACCTGCCGGGTTTTCTTGAAAACCGCGATGCCATTCTGGCCAAGGGTGTCGACACCATCGCGGTTGTTGCGGTTAATGATCCGCATGTGATGGGTGCTTGGGCCAAAGCCACCAATGGCGAAGGCAAAATCCAGTACCTTTCCGATGGCAATGCGACCTTCACCAAGGCTGTCGGCCTCGATATCGACCTTGCCGCCGGTGCCATGGGCGTGCGCTCCAAGCGCTATTCCATGCTCGTTGAAGACGGCGTGGTCAAGGAACTGAACATTGAGGATTCGCCGGGTCAGGCGGTAACTTCGAGCGCGGCTACCCTGCTGGGTCAGCTGTAA
- a CDS encoding protein-L-isoaspartate O-methyltransferase family protein has translation MTPDELKIVRRAYAMQIAAIAGAADQGVEDAFAKVPREEFLGRGPWQILRWQRRSYTPTPSADPVYLYTNDLVGILPERHINNGEPSLHAFLLAQGAPREGEHVVHVGAGVGYYSAIMAQLVGPSGKVTAIEYDPELAEKSRTNLAAYSNVTVVQGDGSTVAFDAADLIYVNAGATRPADNWLDNLKEGGRLILPLTTDNGFSSDWSKIKQRGAMFLITREADEFRAKWISPVGIFPCVGMRDEASEEALAKAFEQGDYTRVTRLYRTDDIEAERCWVRAPGWSLAYD, from the coding sequence ATGACACCAGATGAGTTGAAGATCGTTCGCCGTGCCTATGCAATGCAGATCGCAGCCATTGCCGGGGCGGCTGACCAAGGCGTCGAAGACGCTTTCGCCAAGGTGCCACGGGAGGAGTTTCTCGGACGGGGACCATGGCAAATCCTGCGTTGGCAACGGCGCTCCTACACACCAACACCAAGTGCCGATCCGGTTTATCTTTATACCAATGACCTTGTTGGCATCCTGCCCGAACGGCACATCAACAATGGCGAACCATCATTGCATGCTTTCCTGCTTGCGCAGGGTGCTCCCCGGGAAGGTGAGCATGTTGTGCATGTGGGTGCTGGCGTTGGTTATTATTCGGCAATCATGGCGCAATTGGTCGGCCCCTCGGGCAAAGTCACGGCCATTGAATATGATCCGGAACTAGCTGAAAAGTCACGCACAAACCTTGCCGCCTATTCCAATGTGACTGTGGTCCAAGGTGACGGAAGCACTGTTGCATTCGACGCTGCCGACCTGATCTACGTGAACGCCGGAGCGACGCGGCCCGCTGATAACTGGCTCGACAACCTCAAAGAAGGTGGAAGGCTGATCCTGCCGCTGACAACCGACAATGGTTTCAGCAGCGACTGGAGCAAGATCAAACAGCGCGGCGCCATGTTTCTGATAACACGCGAAGCGGATGAGTTCCGCGCCAAATGGATATCGCCCGTCGGTATATTCCCCTGTGTGGGCATGCGCGACGAGGCATCGGAAGAGGCTCTCGCCAAGGCATTCGAGCAGGGCGATTACACGCGGGTCACGCGCCTCTACCGGACGGATGATATAGAGGCAGAACGGTGCTGGGTTCGTGCGCCCGGCTGGTCCCTCGCCTATGACTAG
- a CDS encoding homoserine kinase: MAVYTDINEIDLAHFLKNYDIGELLSYKGIAEGVENSNYLAHTSKGSFILTLYEKRVNSNDLPFFLGLMQHLAGKGISCPLPVVQKSGSSIGELAGRPAAIVTFLEGMWMRRPTVQHCHALGEALARMHVAGADFPMRRKNSLSVDGWRPLWNNSKDNADRVEPGLANETEADLAFFEAHWPKHLPTGVIHADLFPDNVFFLGDKLSGLIDFYFACTDLLAYDVAVCLNAWCFEKDHSFNLTKGTALLRGYNSVRPLSTEEAESLPVLARGSALRFMLTRLYDWLTVPEGSFVVKKDPMEYVRRMRFHRQIRSAEEYGLLPVSAAS, translated from the coding sequence ATGGCTGTCTATACCGATATCAACGAAATCGATCTCGCGCATTTTCTCAAGAACTATGACATCGGCGAACTGCTCTCTTACAAGGGCATTGCCGAAGGCGTCGAAAATTCCAATTATCTCGCGCATACAAGCAAAGGCTCGTTCATCCTGACGCTGTATGAGAAGCGGGTGAACAGCAACGATCTGCCGTTCTTTCTCGGCCTGATGCAGCATCTTGCAGGAAAGGGGATCAGCTGTCCCTTGCCCGTGGTGCAGAAAAGTGGTTCCAGCATCGGCGAGCTTGCAGGACGTCCGGCGGCGATTGTTACCTTCCTTGAAGGCATGTGGATGCGCAGACCCACCGTGCAGCATTGCCATGCTCTGGGCGAGGCGCTGGCGCGTATGCACGTAGCGGGCGCGGATTTCCCCATGCGCCGCAAGAATTCGCTCTCCGTCGATGGCTGGCGGCCATTGTGGAACAATTCGAAGGACAATGCGGACCGGGTTGAGCCCGGACTGGCAAACGAGACCGAGGCAGACCTCGCATTCTTCGAGGCGCATTGGCCAAAGCATCTGCCAACCGGCGTCATTCACGCCGATCTCTTCCCGGATAATGTTTTCTTTCTCGGTGACAAGCTTTCCGGTCTCATCGATTTTTATTTCGCCTGTACCGATCTGCTCGCCTATGACGTGGCGGTCTGCCTGAATGCCTGGTGTTTTGAAAAGGACCATTCGTTCAATCTGACCAAGGGCACCGCCTTGCTGCGCGGATATAATTCCGTGCGCCCGCTTTCGACAGAGGAAGCGGAAAGCCTGCCGGTCCTTGCACGCGGTTCGGCCCTGCGTTTCATGCTCACACGGCTTTATGACTGGTTGACGGTTCCCGAAGGCAGTTTCGTCGTCAAGAAAGACCCGATGGAATATGTGCGCCGCATGCGCTTCCATCGCCAGATCAGATCAGCCGAAGAATATGGCCTCCTGCCGGTGAGTGCTGCCTCGTGA
- the ispH gene encoding 4-hydroxy-3-methylbut-2-enyl diphosphate reductase has translation MADKKPLTIRLCGPRGFCAGVDRAIQIVVLALKKYGAPVYVRHEIVHNRYVVQGLQARGAVFVEELDEIPAEHRSQPVVFSAHGVPKSVPEDAEQKNLFYLDATCPLVSKVHKQAMRHQRLGRHVILVGHSGHPEVIGTMGQLPEGAVTLIETIEDAENYQPADPKNLGFVTQTTLSVDDTAGIIAALQNRFPDLTAPAAESICYATTNRQDAVKAAAPGCDLFLVVGAPNSSNSKRLVEVAERSGASQSLLVQRAVDIDWDAIGDISTVGLSAGASAPEIIVDEIIQAFSERYSVSIELAETTIETENFHVMRDLRDVELTSGDMAFVNGTH, from the coding sequence ATGGCTGACAAGAAACCACTGACAATCCGCCTGTGCGGACCGCGCGGATTCTGCGCCGGGGTGGATCGCGCCATTCAGATCGTGGTTCTGGCGCTGAAGAAATACGGTGCGCCAGTCTATGTCCGGCATGAGATCGTCCACAATCGTTATGTGGTGCAGGGTCTACAGGCGCGCGGTGCCGTTTTCGTCGAAGAACTCGACGAAATCCCGGCAGAGCACCGCAGCCAGCCCGTGGTCTTCTCTGCTCACGGCGTACCGAAATCGGTGCCTGAAGATGCAGAGCAAAAGAATTTGTTTTATCTCGATGCGACCTGTCCGCTTGTCTCCAAAGTGCATAAGCAAGCCATGCGCCATCAGCGGCTTGGGCGGCATGTCATTCTGGTCGGCCATTCCGGTCATCCTGAAGTCATCGGAACGATGGGACAATTGCCTGAGGGCGCGGTAACTTTGATCGAGACCATCGAGGATGCCGAGAATTATCAGCCTGCTGATCCGAAGAATCTGGGCTTCGTCACGCAGACGACGCTATCCGTCGATGACACTGCGGGTATCATCGCTGCCCTGCAGAACCGGTTCCCGGATCTGACGGCACCGGCGGCCGAATCCATCTGCTATGCCACGACAAACCGGCAGGACGCGGTGAAGGCCGCAGCGCCGGGCTGTGACCTGTTTCTGGTGGTTGGAGCGCCGAACTCATCCAACTCCAAGCGTCTGGTGGAAGTGGCTGAGCGCTCGGGTGCCTCGCAATCGCTTCTCGTGCAACGGGCAGTGGATATCGATTGGGATGCCATTGGCGATATTTCGACGGTTGGCCTTTCCGCCGGTGCATCTGCACCTGAAATCATTGTCGATGAAATCATTCAAGCCTTTTCGGAGCGCTATTCCGTGTCGATCGAACTTGCCGAAACAACCATTGAAACCGAAAATTTCCACGTCATGCGCGATCTGCGCGATGTGGAACTGACCAGTGGCGATATGGCTTTCGTCAACGGAACCCACTGA
- a CDS encoding DUF983 domain-containing protein, with amino-acid sequence MTEDKALYPPVDPFAAGVKARCPRCGQGKLFDGFLTPARQCSSCGLDYSFIDSGDGPAVLVMLLIGFIVVGLALWMEVTLDPPLWVHFILWIPLALVLCLLALRWMKGVLIALQYRNKAAEGQLDMPAAHE; translated from the coding sequence ATGACTGAAGACAAAGCCCTTTATCCGCCAGTTGACCCTTTCGCGGCTGGTGTAAAGGCACGCTGCCCCCGCTGCGGACAGGGGAAACTCTTTGACGGTTTCCTGACGCCCGCAAGACAGTGCTCAAGTTGCGGCCTCGATTATTCCTTTATTGATTCGGGCGATGGTCCGGCGGTGCTGGTGATGCTGCTTATCGGCTTTATCGTTGTCGGGCTTGCGCTGTGGATGGAAGTAACGCTTGATCCGCCGCTATGGGTCCATTTCATCCTGTGGATTCCACTGGCGCTGGTGCTCTGCCTGTTGGCCCTGCGCTGGATGAAAGGTGTTCTGATCGCCCTTCAATACAGAAATAAAGCTGCGGAGGGGCAGCTTGATATGCCCGCTGCTCATGAGTGA
- the rnhA gene encoding ribonuclease HI, with translation MKSIQIFTDGACSGNPGPGGWGAVLRWNGNEKELSGGEADTTNNRMELMAAIASLNALKEPCAVDLYTDSVYVRDGISGWIEGWKRNGWKTAAKKPVKNAELWQALDEARKRHKVIWHWVKGHAGHPENERADELARAGMAPFKNKS, from the coding sequence GTGAAGTCCATCCAGATTTTTACCGATGGTGCCTGCTCAGGCAATCCCGGCCCCGGTGGCTGGGGCGCGGTATTGCGCTGGAACGGCAATGAGAAAGAGCTTTCGGGCGGCGAGGCGGATACGACGAACAACCGTATGGAGCTGATGGCCGCCATTGCTTCGCTCAATGCGCTCAAAGAGCCATGCGCCGTCGATCTCTATACGGACTCTGTCTATGTCCGTGATGGCATTTCCGGCTGGATTGAGGGCTGGAAGCGCAATGGCTGGAAAACAGCGGCCAAGAAGCCGGTGAAGAACGCCGAGCTGTGGCAGGCCCTTGACGAGGCGCGCAAGCGCCACAAGGTCATCTGGCATTGGGTCAAAGGCCATGCAGGGCATCCGGAAAATGAACGCGCTGATGAGCTTGCCCGCGCTGGCATGGCGCCATTCAAGAACAAGTCCTAG
- a CDS encoding L,D-transpeptidase family protein: protein MALFPLFAAKAQANEGKVDLVRVEKAERRMQLLSGDVVIKQYTIALGARPEGHKRWEGDERTPEGRYVLDWRNPKSMAYKSIHISYPNARDTAAAKSMGVSPGGLIMIHGAANGYGWWGWMLRVSDGK from the coding sequence GTGGCACTATTCCCGCTCTTTGCGGCGAAGGCGCAGGCGAACGAGGGCAAGGTTGATCTGGTCCGCGTTGAAAAAGCGGAACGGCGAATGCAGCTATTATCCGGCGATGTTGTGATCAAGCAATATACGATTGCGCTGGGTGCGCGGCCTGAAGGCCATAAGCGCTGGGAAGGCGACGAGCGAACCCCGGAGGGTCGCTATGTTCTTGATTGGCGCAACCCGAAGAGCATGGCCTACAAATCCATCCACATTTCCTATCCGAATGCACGGGATACGGCCGCAGCCAAATCCATGGGTGTATCGCCCGGCGGCCTGATCATGATCCATGGTGCTGCCAATGGTTATGGCTGGTGGGGATGGATGCTTAGAGTATCGGACGGTAAATAA
- a CDS encoding EAL domain-containing protein, with protein MTSMLSAANAFETIKITKESTALDLSKAVEIYRNQGETFQISTAPGTDGIVRRIEVQANDSRSTGDWAAFSLANPTDEQIDRLIVAPHFRLVGSGFIWPDLGSTRITSITPSEGFALDRQASEDADIFLVTLNPGSVITFVAELASPNLPQVYVWEPNAYKDTVNSYTLYRGILLGIAGLLALFLTILFVVKGTSLFPATAAMAWAVLAYICVDFGFWNKLIEITPGNEQMWRAGTEVALAATLVIFLFTYLNLNRWHDNFSYGALTWILGLGILSGVAIFDPPIASGIARFSFALTIIAGIVLIGFFSFRSYDRAIMLIPTWLLLLVWMMGSWLTVSGILANDIVQPALGGGLVLIVLLIGFTVMQHAFSGGALQQGLFSDVERQALAIIGSGDIVWDWDVPRDRVVTTPDLTNFLGASASSLHGAVRNWLPTLHADDRDRFRTTLDVILENRRGRISQTFRLRANDGHYYWYTLKARPVIGSDGEIVRCVGTLIDVTEQKKAEERLLHDAVHDNLTGLPNRELFLDRLGSVITMAQTESKIRPTVFIIDIDRFKQVNDGLGMSAGDTFLLTVSRRLHRLLRPQDTLSRLSADQFGLILVSEVEPARIAAFAEAVKQAIRAPIAFAKREIVLTASLGLITWTSGSSASPEDLVKDAELAMFQAKRFGGDRIEPFRPAFRAVGSDKLQLESDLRRALERSEIHIAYQPIVRLEDNTIAGFEALMRWDHPRRGSIPPSEFIPIAESSGLIVQLGLFVMQHAAEDLVNWQRTIGATPLFVSVNISSSQLIRQDLIDDVRSVLTKTQIDPASLKLELTESLMMENPERSAHVLSSIKAMGVGVSLDDFGTGYSSLSYLTSFPFDMIKIDRSFLKAEQPQKVTLLRSMISMAHDLGLSVVTEGIENESDALQLRQMGCEYAQSFMFSPPLTLDVATKLLREQFQQSKAS; from the coding sequence ATGACGTCCATGCTCTCCGCCGCCAACGCGTTCGAAACCATCAAGATCACCAAGGAAAGCACCGCTCTCGATCTCTCCAAGGCCGTGGAGATTTACCGGAATCAGGGCGAGACCTTCCAGATTTCTACAGCCCCCGGCACGGATGGCATTGTCCGCCGCATCGAGGTGCAGGCCAATGACAGCCGCTCGACGGGTGACTGGGCGGCATTCTCGCTGGCCAATCCCACCGATGAACAGATCGACCGTCTGATCGTCGCGCCGCATTTCCGTCTGGTCGGATCGGGTTTCATCTGGCCCGACCTCGGTTCGACGCGCATCACCTCGATCACCCCCAGCGAGGGCTTTGCGCTTGACCGGCAGGCCAGTGAAGATGCCGACATCTTTCTTGTCACGCTCAATCCCGGTTCGGTCATTACTTTTGTCGCTGAACTTGCTTCGCCAAACCTGCCGCAGGTCTATGTGTGGGAGCCGAATGCCTATAAGGATACGGTCAATTCCTATACGCTGTATCGCGGTATCCTGCTCGGCATTGCCGGTCTTCTCGCGCTGTTCCTGACCATCCTTTTCGTCGTCAAGGGCACCTCGCTTTTCCCGGCGACTGCGGCCATGGCCTGGGCGGTTCTTGCCTATATCTGCGTGGATTTCGGCTTCTGGAACAAGCTTATCGAGATAACACCCGGCAATGAGCAGATGTGGCGAGCGGGCACCGAAGTGGCGCTGGCGGCGACACTGGTGATCTTCCTGTTCACCTATCTCAATCTCAACCGATGGCATGACAATTTCAGCTATGGCGCTCTGACGTGGATTTTAGGTCTTGGTATCCTTTCCGGCGTGGCGATTTTTGATCCGCCCATTGCTTCGGGTATTGCGCGTTTCTCGTTTGCGCTGACCATTATTGCCGGCATTGTGCTGATCGGCTTCTTTTCGTTCCGAAGTTATGACCGGGCAATCATGCTCATACCGACATGGCTGCTTCTACTTGTCTGGATGATGGGAAGCTGGCTGACCGTATCGGGCATTCTCGCCAATGATATTGTCCAGCCTGCACTTGGCGGCGGTCTGGTGCTGATCGTCCTGCTCATTGGCTTCACGGTCATGCAACACGCCTTTTCCGGCGGCGCTCTGCAGCAGGGTCTGTTCTCCGATGTGGAGCGGCAGGCGCTCGCCATTATCGGTTCGGGCGATATCGTCTGGGATTGGGATGTACCGCGCGACCGCGTTGTCACCACGCCTGATCTCACCAATTTTCTCGGTGCTTCGGCAAGCTCACTGCATGGCGCTGTGCGCAACTGGCTGCCGACCTTGCACGCCGATGATCGCGACCGGTTTCGCACCACGCTTGATGTCATTCTTGAAAACCGGCGCGGGCGCATTTCGCAGACATTCCGCCTGCGCGCCAATGATGGCCATTATTACTGGTACACGCTGAAAGCCCGGCCTGTTATCGGTTCGGATGGTGAAATTGTCCGTTGTGTTGGCACATTGATCGATGTGACCGAGCAGAAAAAGGCGGAAGAACGCCTGCTGCACGATGCGGTGCATGACAATCTGACCGGCCTGCCCAACCGCGAGCTGTTTCTTGATCGCCTTGGTTCTGTCATCACCATGGCGCAGACCGAAAGCAAGATTCGCCCAACTGTCTTCATCATCGACATTGACCGCTTCAAGCAGGTGAATGACGGGCTTGGCATGTCAGCTGGGGATACGTTCCTTTTGACCGTATCACGCCGCCTGCATCGTCTGTTGCGCCCGCAGGACACGCTCAGCCGCCTGTCCGCCGATCAGTTCGGCCTCATTCTGGTATCGGAAGTTGAACCGGCGCGCATTGCCGCCTTTGCCGAAGCGGTCAAACAGGCGATCCGCGCACCGATTGCCTTTGCCAAGCGCGAGATTGTGCTGACCGCTTCGCTTGGTCTGATCACCTGGACATCGGGCAGTTCCGCCTCGCCTGAGGATCTGGTGAAAGATGCCGAGCTTGCCATGTTCCAGGCAAAACGCTTTGGCGGCGACCGGATCGAGCCTTTCCGCCCCGCCTTCCGCGCTGTTGGCAGTGACAAGCTGCAATTGGAATCCGATCTGCGCCGGGCGCTGGAACGCAGCGAAATTCACATTGCCTACCAGCCAATCGTGCGGCTTGAGGACAATACGATAGCCGGGTTTGAAGCCCTCATGCGCTGGGATCACCCGCGCCGGGGCTCGATACCACCGTCCGAATTCATCCCAATTGCCGAAAGTTCCGGCCTAATCGTGCAGCTTGGCCTGTTTGTCATGCAGCACGCGGCGGAAGATCTCGTCAATTGGCAGCGCACCATTGGCGCGACACCGCTGTTCGTCTCGGTGAACATATCAAGCAGCCAGTTGATCCGTCAGGACCTGATTGACGATGTGCGTTCGGTGCTGACGAAAACCCAGATCGATCCGGCGAGCCTCAAACTCGAACTGACCGAATCCCTGATGATGGAAAATCCTGAACGTTCCGCCCATGTGCTTTCGAGCATCAAGGCGATGGGCGTCGGTGTTTCCTTGGATGATTTCGGCACGGGCTATTCGTCCCTCTCCTATCTCACCTCGTTCCCCTTCGACATGATCAAGATCGACCGGTCGTTCCTCAAGGCCGAACAGCCACAGAAGGTGACGCTGCTGCGCTCCATGATCAGCATGGCGCATGACCTTGGGCTTTCGGTTGTCACGGAAGGTATCGAGAACGAAAGCGATGCGCTGCAACTGCGCCAGATGGGCTGCGAATATGCCCAGAGCTTCATGTTCAGCCCGCCATTGACGCTTGATGTGGCAACAAAGCTGCTGCGCGAGCAGTTCCAGCAGTCGAAGGCTTCTTAG
- a CDS encoding protein-disulfide reductase DsbD domain-containing protein, whose product MNIIFTAAIAMLAFVSPTLAGNSDWTRTAGGSVRLIVDNPQKGASEVRGAVQINLDLGWKTYWREPGDAGVPPELALSQEGNIKSYSLGFPAPHRFENGGAKSAGYKKSVSFPVILTLTDPSKPAQLKGHAFLGICEAICIPVTADFDITVDNNPTDALTKTLVSDAFAALPDKASAAFGIKSAVRRDDHVKVTVQLPVDQPPTDLFVAGEGGVTFGMAKLKSHEASSAVFSVPVLSGKDKKSVTLNYTLVQGEKAVSGKLDAQE is encoded by the coding sequence ATGAACATAATTTTTACAGCTGCCATTGCCATGCTGGCTTTTGTTTCGCCAACACTTGCCGGAAATTCGGACTGGACAAGGACAGCCGGCGGCAGTGTCCGGCTGATTGTCGATAATCCGCAGAAGGGTGCAAGCGAGGTGCGTGGTGCCGTCCAGATCAATCTTGATCTGGGCTGGAAAACCTATTGGCGCGAACCCGGCGATGCGGGTGTGCCGCCGGAACTGGCACTTTCGCAGGAAGGCAATATCAAGAGCTATTCGCTGGGCTTCCCGGCGCCGCACCGGTTTGAAAATGGTGGAGCGAAATCGGCTGGCTACAAAAAGTCCGTTTCCTTTCCGGTTATTCTGACGCTGACTGATCCATCCAAACCGGCGCAATTGAAGGGCCACGCATTTCTTGGTATCTGCGAAGCAATCTGCATTCCGGTTACGGCTGATTTTGACATTACCGTTGACAATAACCCGACAGATGCATTGACCAAGACGCTCGTCAGCGATGCGTTTGCCGCTTTGCCTGACAAGGCTTCCGCCGCCTTCGGTATCAAAAGCGCGGTGCGCCGGGATGATCACGTCAAGGTAACAGTCCAGCTTCCTGTAGATCAGCCGCCGACTGACCTTTTCGTTGCCGGTGAAGGTGGTGTTACATTCGGCATGGCGAAGCTGAAAAGCCACGAGGCTTCAAGCGCCGTGTTTTCCGTTCCTGTTCTTTCGGGCAAGGACAAGAAGTCTGTCACGCTGAACTATACGCTGGTTCAGGGGGAAAAGGCTGTTTCGGGCAAACTCGACGCGCAGGAATAG
- a CDS encoding SURF1 family protein, which translates to MSDVTMPVRPTRFPWITLILSTLLFAILIGLGTWQVERLQWKEALLATIAARTHSAPQPLADIEKIWAQEHDVEYRPVTVTGRLLNDRERHFFSTYDGYSGYFVYTPLQLDDGRAVFVNRGFVPYDQKNSSTRQQGEVAGPVTVTGLARNPLDGKPSSILPDNDLVKNIYFWKDLPTMAAQSSINPEQLVPFFIDADKTPNPGGFPIGGVTIIDLPNSHLQYAVTWYGLAATLLAIVIISMIRRKRVAEPQTEPSDLTSR; encoded by the coding sequence ATGAGTGATGTTACAATGCCCGTAAGACCAACCCGGTTTCCATGGATCACCCTGATCCTCAGCACGCTTCTCTTCGCCATCCTGATCGGACTTGGCACATGGCAGGTGGAGCGCCTGCAATGGAAGGAAGCGCTACTGGCGACCATCGCCGCACGGACCCATTCCGCGCCGCAGCCGCTGGCTGATATCGAAAAAATCTGGGCGCAGGAGCATGATGTCGAATACCGTCCGGTTACTGTTACCGGGCGTCTGCTCAATGATCGCGAGCGGCATTTTTTCTCGACCTATGATGGTTACTCCGGCTACTTCGTCTATACGCCCCTGCAACTCGACGATGGGCGAGCCGTTTTTGTTAACAGGGGTTTCGTGCCCTATGACCAGAAGAATTCCTCAACGCGCCAGCAGGGCGAAGTTGCGGGGCCAGTGACAGTCACCGGTCTTGCCCGCAACCCGCTCGATGGAAAACCATCCTCGATCTTGCCGGACAATGATCTCGTCAAGAACATCTACTTCTGGAAGGACCTGCCTACCATGGCGGCGCAGTCCAGCATCAATCCGGAGCAGTTGGTGCCGTTTTTTATCGATGCGGACAAAACGCCCAACCCCGGCGGTTTTCCCATTGGCGGCGTCACGATCATCGATCTGCCCAACAGTCATCTGCAATATGCGGTGACCTGGTATGGGCTTGCTGCGACTTTGCTGGCGATTGTCATCATCTCCATGATCAGGCGAAAGCGGGTTGCCGAACCACAAACTGAACCTTCGGACTTGACTTCCCGCTGA